AAAAGAAGTAAGTTTAAAGCAGGCATCCAATATTGAAGAGAAAATAATTTATTTAGCTAATGAAAAAGATATTTTATTAGAAAAACATAGAGAAGTTACGCATAATATAGTGGAGAAAAACTCAAAAACATCAATAATCCTTATTAATAAAGAAAAGATAGAGCAACAGTTACAATCATGTGAAACAAAATTAAATGAAATAGAAATATTGCCAGAGTATAGGGAAAAACTGTACAAAACTTATAATAGTGAGTTAGAAGTAACTTCAGCTACTAAAAATGTTAATGAACTTAAAAACAAAGGTGAAACCTTGAAGAAGACCTTGTCTAGTACAGAGCTACTTCATAATAAAGCTACTTTTACGTTGAAAGACAAACAAAATAAATTAGAGCTTTTAGAAGAAAAAAGTGTGGAACTAGCGAATGATTTCCCGGGAGATAATAATTTGTTGCTAGAGAAGCAAGAAGTTTATAACACACTTAAGGTAAAACTTGAAAAGGCTGTAGAAGATCATAAAATAAAGGATGAACTTAAAGATAAATATGGGATTACAAATATAAAAAATGAAAAAGTTAGGCTAAATATAAAAAATGTAGAAAAGTCCATAGAAACTATGAAAGATAAGGTTGAAAAATTAGAAGGAGAGATAAAAGAAATAGAGATAGGAAACATGGCAGTTGTTTTAGCTTCTAATTTGCAAGAAGGTGACCTATGCCCGGTATGCGGAGCGGATCATCATCCCAAAGTGGCAGAGTTAAAAGCAGATACAAATTTAAAAGGTTTAAAGAGTTTAAAACAAAGTGTAGAGACAAACCTAGAAAATATATTAAAGGATTATCAAAAGGAGTTAATAAAACTTGCGGGATTTTCAAAAGATGAGGAGTATATGAATAATCAATTATTAGAAGTAACAGAAAAACTCAAGGATATAAATATAAAAGAGCTTGAAGAGGAGAAAAAGAGGAGTGAAGTATCTTTACTCCAGTTTAAAGAAAAGATCGAATTATATAATAAACAAAAGGCAAAGCTAGAAGTTATACGTGCGGAGGCTCGAGAAGAAAAAAGTAAAGTAGCTATGGATGAGGCAAAACTTGGAGAAGGTTTAAGAAAAGAAAGTGAAGCGCTTTTAGATTTACAGAACGATATCTCTATTGCGGGTGAGAGGTTAGAGTTACTTTCTCAAAGTCATAAACTTTTAAATGATGACTTATTACGTGAAGAGGATTCATTTAAGCAGAAACAAAATGAGAATGAAAAACCAATGTCTATAAAAGAAAAGATTTTGCAAATTAAAAACATAGATAATGAAGTAATAAAACTTACATCGCAGGTTAGAAAGGATAGAACAGCACTTGTAACGCTCGAAAAGGAAACAGTAGATATAGATAAGACTTTAAGGGAACTTACTAACTTGAAAACAGAAATAGAAACAAGTGGCAAGGAGAAAAGGGCGGAAATAGAGCGCTTGACGCTTCAAATAGTGGAGCTTTGCGGATTTACTCCTACAGTGGATCATACCCCTAAAATCGAAGTAGAAAAGGTAAGAGCCCAAATTAAAGATATAACTTTAAAGGAATCAACCCTAAAAGCAATCTTTGAAAGAGAAAACATAGAAAAACAAAATGTTTTAACTCAAAAGACTAGTGAAGAAAATAAAAAAGAAATGTTGTCTAAGATGTTACTAGAGGGACAAGAAAAATTAAACATATCTCTTAAGGAAAATTCCTTTGAAGATACTGAAACAGTCCTACTTCACTCCGTTTCAAGAGGAGTTTTAGTAATCTTCGAGAAAGAAATAAAACAGTATGAGGAACTTAAGCGTAACCTTATAGATAATTTAAAAAGACTTGAAATATTGCTTCAAGGGAAAGAAGTAGATGTTACTTTATTTGAAGAACTAAAAGAAAAAAGAGAAGTTATTGGAACGGTTCTAGAGGAAAAGACCAAAGCAATAGGTGCTCAATTTAGGGCTCTTGAGGATATGGAGAGAAGTTTGCGAGAAATTAAAACACTCCTAACAAAGAAGAAATCAGTAGAGCATAAATTAGGCCTTTTAAAAGAACTTGACACTCTTATTCAAGGAAATAAATTTGTTGAATACGTAGCTATGAAGCAACTGAAATATATATCTATGGAAGCTTCAAAACGGTTAAAAGAGATAACAAGGGGACGTTATGCATTGGAGCTTGATGCTAATGGAGCATTTGTAATGAGAGATGATTTTAATGGAGGCATAAGACGTGAAACTAACACATTGTCAGGAGGAGAAACCTTCTTAACATCATTATGTCTTGCACTAGCACTTTCCTCACAAATTCAATTAAAGGGTAGTGCTCCACTAGAATTCTTCTTCTTAGATGAAGGATTTGGAACATTAGATACGGACCTATTAGACGTAGTAATGAATTCACTTGAAAAACTTCATTCAAGCACATTGTCTGTGGGAATAATAAGTCACGTGGAGGAGCTTCGTAATAGAGTCCCAATAAAATTAATAGTTACTCCAGCAGAGCAAGGGCAGGGTGGCAGCAAGGTAAAACTAGAGTATACGTAGAAAATATTCCACGTGCAAAAGGTATCAAAATTCTCCTATATGCCTTGCAAATAAGCTATAAACAGAAAATTGGATTAAGAAATTCTAAACTTTTGCAAATATAAAATTCTCTTCCTCTGGGTCGTTCTTTGGGGGACATAACAATTATTAATTGTTATGTCGCTCACACTCAGCGTCCTGCTTCGGGTTCGCTAGCTTCCACCTCTGGGTAGTTCTCTGGGGGAGATAACAATTATTAATTGTTATCTGTCCTGTGGAAGCTTACGAGAATTTTATATTAGCAAAAGAAGAATTTCTAAATTCAATTTCAATGTTTCTGCGCTTCTTCTTGCAAGTCCCTATGGAGAAATTCCATATAATTATGACGCATATTTAATGTCTTTTCAGTGATGGTATGGGTAGGAATGCGGTTGAAATTTACGAATACATTAGTTTTCTGAACATATATATTTAATAATGCTTTATGTTGGAGATGATATTTGTGAAATTGAAATCAATAACAATGCTATTAACAAAACTTTCATTTATTATTGGTATAGCTGGATTTATAATGATATTTATGAAACTTGAAATACCGACAGTAATGATAAGGATAGCGATAATACTTTTATTTATTGTTAGTATGTCCGAATTTATATCAACCCGAAAATTGAGAAAAGCAGTATATCCTTTAATTATGATTTATTTTTTTGTAGGAATGCCATTTTTAGAGAGTTTTATAGATAATAGAGTCTTGAGTAATGGAGCGGCCATATTAGGATGCGTTATTACTGTTATATTTATATGTAATGACTTAATGATAACCAACAAAGAAAAAGAATTGTCACAATAAGAAGAAAATTTTTAATTATTATTAAAACGGAGGGAAACAAATGAAGATATTTTTATATTATGTTTTAGCTATTAATTTGTATGGAATTTTTATAATGTATTCGGATAAGAACAAATCAAGAAAGGGAAAGTGGAGAACCCCAGAGAAGACACTTTTCACTATAGCTTTTGCTTATGGGGCTTTGGGCATATTTTTAGGTATGCGATTATTTAGACATAAAACTAAGCATAATAAGTTTGTAATAGGAATACCAGCTATACTTATAGTTCAAATTTTTATATTTTTTAAGTATATTTATAGAGTATTTTAAAACGAGGCACATATTGAAATTAACATTCAGTATGTGCCTCGTTTTTTTATATTTTTTTATTAGGTTCTTATTCTAATGGATTTTGATATATAGTTTTAATTTTCTATTTGACATAAATATGAATATAATCTATAATTTAATAAAAATCAATAATTAATCATGTAACTGGCGGAAATGGTGTTTACCATAGGGAGCATGACTAAAGAAAGATATCGACCGCCTGGGTAAAATAAAATTTTATTCAGGCGGTTTTTTTATTTAATTATATAGGAGGTTTTGTTTATGATAAATTCAGAAGTTATACTTAAATATGGATGTAATCCACATCAAGGCTCAGCTAAAATCTACATGAAAAACAAGGCACTACCATTCGAAATTCTTAATGGAAACCCCGGTTATATTAATTTTATGGATGCATTTAATTCATGGCAATTGGTGAAAGAATTAAAACAAGCAATAGGATTACCAGCAGCGGCATCTTTTAAACATATAAGTCCGGCAGGTGCCGCAGTGGGGATTCCTTTAAGTGATGTGTTAAAAAAAGCATATTTTGTTGAAAATATAGAATTGTCGCCTGTTGCCTCTGCATATGCAAGAGCAAGAGGTGCAGATAGGATGTCATCATTTGGTGATTGGGTAGCTATAAGTGATGTTGTTGATTTACCGACAGCAATGATTTTAAAACAATCTGTATCAGATGGAGTAATTGCTCCTAGCTATACAGATGAAGCTCTGGAACTTTTGATGAAAAAGAAAAAAGGGAATTTTAACATTATTAAAATGGATCCAAATTATGAACCTGAAGATATTGAAAAGAGAGAAATATATGGTATAACATTTGAGCAAAAAAGAAATAATATTAAATTAGAACAGAAAATGCTTAATAATGTAGTAACTAATAATAAAAATATTACAGATGATGCAAAACGAGACTTACTTATCTCAATGATCACATTAAAATATACTCAGTCAAATTCCGTTTGTTTTGTTTTAGATGGTCAAGTAATTGGGGTCGGTGCAGGGCAACAATCTAGAATATATTGCACAAGACTTGCTGCGTCGAAAGCTGATATATGGTATTTAAGGCAGCATCCAAGTGTTCTTAATTTATCATTCAAAGATGGCATATCAAGACCTAATAAAGATAATGTTATAGATCAATACCTTAGGGACGACACTACTCCTATAGAGATGAGGGAATGGGGCGAAGTGCTTAATGAAATACCTAAAAGGTTAACAAAGCAAGAAAAAACCTCATGGATATCTAATTTATCAGGGGTATCTTTAGGCTCAGATGCATTCTTTCCATTTAGAGACAACATAGATAGAGCATTTCAAAGTGGTGTAGGATATATTCTCCAACCCGGTGGTTCAATAAGAGACGACATAGTCGTAAAAGCATGTAATGAATATAATATAGCAATGGCTTGTTCAAAGATAAGATTATTTCATCATTAGAAAACCCATAAATGCTTTAGCTACTAAGCTAAAGGTATTATCAACAGGAAAACAATTTATAAGTATACAGAAACAAAGGTACTATTCATATGGATAGTACCTTTGTTCCTATTGTTTTATATGAGAGTAAACACATATTATTTTTCAGAATCAAAAATAATTAAAGATAAATTATTTTTATGGACATAATAGTTATTTAAACAATTACCAATTTACATTATACAAAAATAATTGAAGAAACCATAAGTTTATCAAAAAGTTTGTGTGTCCTAATTATAAATTAGAAAGAAGAAATTTGATATGGAACTTGCACCAGTATATACAATCGCAATTTCGTTAATTGGGTGTATTTTACTTTCAATATTTAACAAGAAATTAAAATCAAAAACAGTAACTATAATAGAATATATATTAATAATTATCACAATTATAGGGGTTATATTACTGTTTTTTACCTAGTAACGATTAAATCATCTCCTACGGAGCTACAATATTAACGACCTCAGAAGGAAAGTCTCCCACTTATAGAAAAGTGGGAGACTTTCCTTCTGGAATTTCGTTAAACAAACAGCTTATTTAATTTATATTAAAGATTTAATATTTTCTTCCATTTTATCTGGTTCAAATGTTGGAGCAAATCTAGCAATAACTTTACCAGTTTTATCTACGAGGAATTTTGTGAAATTCCATTTGATATCAGATTTAGTTGTATTAAATCCTAAACCGGATAATTTAGTGTACAAACCTTCTGATGCAGTATCTTCAGCAGCTGAAGGAGCTTCTTTTTTTAGAAATTTATATAATTCATTTGTGTTTTCGCCATTTACATCTATTTTAGCAAAAGTTTTAAAAGTTGTACCATATGTTATTGCACAAAAATTAGAAATTTCTTCATTGGTTCCTGGAGCTTGCGCAAAAAATTGATTGCTTGGAAAATCTAATATTTCAAATTCTTCATTGCCATATTTGTCATAAAGTTTTTGAAGTCCTTCATATTGTGGTGTAAAACCACAACCTGTAGCTGTATTAACTATTAATAGTACCTTTCCTTTATAATCTTCCATTGAAACCTCATTACCTTCTGTAGTTTTTACTTTATAATCATAGATCATTTTAATTTCTCCTTTTATATTTATTTTTTTAAAAAATATGTTTAATTTTAAAATTTAAGATTGCTTTTTCTTTTGCTCATCAACGAAGGCTACAGCTGATAATGCTGCTATATTTCCCTCGCCTGCAGATTTTATGTATTGGTAGGGTACACCAACAATATCTCCAGCGGCAAAACAACCATCTAAGTTAGTCTTCATTTTTCTATCAACTTGTACATGGTTTTTATCCATCGTGAGACCTGGCACTAATTGTCCGGGTGAAACACTATCTCTTAAGATAAAAATACCATCTGTAATTATTTCACCATTCTTAAGTGTTAGTTTAGTGACCTTTTCATCACCAATTATTTCAAGGGGAACATCATTAATAATTTCTATGGAGGATACTACGTCAACTTTTTCCTTATACATTGGAAGATAATAAACTTTAGATGCGACCGTAGCGATAAAGTTAACTTCATCTTCTTCCTTCTTATCATAAGCTATTATTGTAACAATTTTATTTCTATAAAGTGGAGCGTCACAAGTTGCACAATAACCAACTCCTCTACCTAAGAACTTTTCTTCACCTTTAAAGGGTTTCCCAAAGTTAACTCCTGTAGCCAATATTATTGAAGTTGCTTCATATATTTTTTCGTTTACCATTAATGCAAAATAATCACCCATGGAATATATGTTATTTATTTTCTCTTCGGTAATAGTGATATCCATTGATTTTAAGTGGTTTGCAAACTCATCTCTTATTTCAGATCCACTTTTTCCATAAAAGCCTAGATAATTATTAACTTTCTCAGCTTTTGCTAACTTATTACTTAACTCATTATTACCAAAAATAATAAAACTCTTATTTCTTATTTTTGCATTTAATGCTGCTGATAATCCTGCTGGTCCAGTACCAACTATTGCAATATCATATCTTTTACTCATTTTAAGACTTCCTTTAAATTCGTGAATTTATTATTTTAGTACTTTTTAAAATACGTTTTACACAATTAGGTTGTACACAATTTAATTCTTGAGATTATTATATAACTTATTTTTTTTGTTGTCAATATAATTCTTTATATAATTTATAATATTGATTTTTGGAAATGTAAATTTAAGTATGTGGATAACTAACCCTTATAACTAAACTAAATATAATAAAATTCTTTTTGATGGCAGTTAATGGGTTTATAAACATGTTATTAGACAAAGTTATCCTCATTTGGTGGATAACTTTGTTCGAATTGTGGATGAATTTTTAATTATCTGAAAATTTGTTTTCATAAAAACTATTTTCTGAGCTATTTCATAAGTAGATAGTTTTTAATAATTATTGTAATTTAATTAATTTTTTATATCGGTATTAGTGTAAAAAAAGACAAAAATTTACAGAAAACTGTGATGTTATAAGTATGTTAAATTTTTTGCAATTTCACCTTGAACTTTTAATGTTTTGAGGTTATAATGAGTTGCGACATCGTAATATAGGATTATTTGAATTACTGTATATTATAAAACAAAAGTAAGTCTTAAAGTAATAATGAATGAAAAGAAGAAAAATATTACAGAATTAAGTTTAGTAAGATAGATTTATGCCTGTGGATAACTTTTCTATAAAATTAAATATAATTTCATAAATATTGTATTATTATCATAATATGGCTTATTTATTGAAGAAACATATAAAGTTATCCACTAAAAGAGGATAACTTTCTTGATTTTGTGGATAAACATTTAATTATCTCAAAATATATTAAAATAGTAACAGAAAAATTTCTCGCCTGTGTATTAAATTAAAAATATAAATAACAAATTCCATTAAGAAATTTATTATTTTACTACTATAAGATTCAAAAAATTAAAACTTTGACGTAGCTGGGAGGGTTCATTAATAACAATTTATAGTGTTAATTTATGACAAGTTTCTTATGCTAAAAATATGGCTACTTTTATTAGATTCTGTTAACGAATGCTTTACTATCCAAAGGACCTACATGCCGAACCTTCACAGGTTACTTATTATATAGTTTATAATACAATTCTTCTTTTCTATCATCTTTAAATCTGAATTTTTCTCGAACTACGAGTACATCATCTTGATTGATATCAGCTATAACTAAACCTTCCTCATTATATAAGCTACCTATTATGTTTCCTAGTGGATCTACAATCATGGAATCGCCACTGTAGGTTAATCCATTGCTTTCACCAACTCGGTTTATACCAGCAATGTAACATTGATTTTCTATGGCTCTTGCTTTTAGCAAAGTAATCCAATGTTCTCGACGCTCGTTGGGCCAGTTAGCTGCAATAGTAATTAAGGTAGCTGTTTTTGATGCTAGCTGGAATATTTCTGGAAATCGCAAATCGTAGCAGATGAAAGGAGTTATATTGAAATTAAAAGCATTAAAATGCTTTATTTCATTTCCACTTTCATAAAATTCAGTTTCATTTCCATAAGAGAAGGGATGAATTTTAGCGTAATCTACAAGTTCATTGCCTTGAGGTGCCACTACTTTGTATTTGTTTTTGGAGTGTGATGTGCCTTCTACATATCCAAAACCTATAGAGAGGTTGTATTTAGTACTCATTTCCTTGAAAAATTCAATAGTTTCACTATTATCCTCTCCTATATAAGAAGGATTCATAGAAAAACCTGTTAAAGTCATTTCTGGGAAGAAAATCATATCCACATTTTCAGAAATTGCCTGTTTTATAAATTGCTTTGTCGTTTCTTTATTGGTAGACTTATCTTCAAAGGCTATATCTAATTGAGCTAGTGCTAATTTCATATTATACCTCCTTTTTATTGATTAAAATATCTTTACTAATAATATCTTTCTATAATACATATTATATCAGAGTAAGGATAAAATGCGCACAGGTATCTAAAGCTCTAGCATGCCTTGCAAACGAACTACATGGTGAACCTTCATATGTTGCCTAGAATAGTACCGTATGATACTTAAAATAGTAGATGAACTTATTTAAAATACAACAAAACGAAGGGGTGCTATATGTTTAAAAAATCAAAAGAACTTTTCTGTAGAATTATAGATGATGATATTACTGCTTTGGCAGGTCAGCTTGCTTATGATTTACTTTTATCATTTTTTCCTTTTTTATTGTTGCTTCTTACAATGATTAGTTATAGTGATTTAAAAAGTACAGATATTCTTATATATGTACAACAAATAATGCCAGAGAGTACTGTTAATTTAATTTACACTACTATTAAAAATGCGTCGAGTTCAAGTACTAGTCATTTAGTGTCACTAAGTATAGTAGGTATAGTTTGGTCAGGCTCTAGTGGCTTTAGGGCTATAATTAAGGGGCTAAATAAAGCTTATGATGAGGAAGAAACAAGACCCTATTGGAAGACTATAGTTATATCTGTATTATTTATGGTAAGCCTTGCTTTTGCAATTGTTGCTTCAGTAGCATTGGTGGTATTTGGACAAATGATAGGAAGAACTATTGCACATAGTTTAAATCTATCAAGTGATTTTATATTAAATTGGGATATCATAAGATATCTAGTATCTGTAGGTGGAATGGGAATTACCTTTGCAGCGTTATATCATTTTACTCCTTGTAGAAGATTAACCTGGAAAGAGGTAATTCCTGGAGCTGTAATTAGTACTTTGTGTTGGCTTGTGGCTTCTTTGGGTTTCGCATATTATGTAAATAATTTCAATAATTACTCCATCCTATATGGTGGAATAGGAGCAGTTATAGTGCTTATGTTATGGCTTTATATAACTTCTATAATAATATTATTGGGTGGAGAAGTTAATGCACTGTTAGCATTCGAAAAAGAGGGTAAACAAAAACCTAAGTGTAAGAAGTATTAAATTATTTTGTTTACAATATCAACTGGAAATTTAATATTTATTACATGAGTTGTAAAGAAAAATGATCAAAATCAGAAGTAGAAATGCTTCTGATTTTTTTTTGTGAAAATGAGATGTTCATCATGGGAACACAATACTTAGAACATGCAAGTGTGGTCTTAAGGTATAAATAATATTAACTCGATTTATTGCATCAATTTGAGTTAAATTGATATATGTGGGAAAATGAATATTTAAGACTAAATAAAAAGAAAGATTTATGTCGAATATTCACAAACTTAATAAAAAATTAACACACATTTTGTAGTATTATGGTATAATCAATTCAGTGATTAAGACAATTTTTTATTTGATTGAAATATTAATTACAGAGATAAATATATATGATGACCATTGATTATCACATATAAGATTAGAAAATATAATGTAATGTAACATTAATTTGATAAACGTATAAGGATAAATTGGTCATGTTTATATTTTGGATGGATTTTTATTTTCAAAAATGAATTGAGATAAAATTACATTTTATTAAATTAAGTATAAAAATTCAAAATAGTTTTAAAAATGTAAATAATTAAGGAAAAATATAAGTATGATTACAAAATAATTTACAAAACAAAGGAGAAATTTAAATGAAAGTAAGAAAAGCTATTATACCAGCAGCAGGACTTGGAACAAGGTTTTTGCCAGCAACGAAGGCATTACCTAAAGAAATGTTACCTATAGTTGATAAGCCTACAATGCAATATATTATTGAGGAAGCAGTTGCGTCAGGAATAGAAGAAATATTAATTATTACAGGAAGAAACAAAAAGTCTATTGAGGATCACTTTGATAAATCGGTAGAACTAGAGCTTGAACTTGAAAATAAACATAAAGATGGCCTTCTTAAACAGGTTAGAGAGATATCAAATTTGGTGGATATACATTTTATAAGACAAAAAGAACCAAAAGGACTTGGACATGCTATAAATTGTGCAAGGGCATTTGTAGGTAATGAACCTTTTGCTGTAATGCTTGGTGATGATATAGTCGATGCTAAAACACCATGTTTAAAACAACTTATGGATTGTTTTGAAGAAAAAAATGTATCAATTTTAGGAGTACAAAAGGTAGAAAAGAAAAATGTAGATAAATATGGAATAGTTGATGGAGTTCAAGTTACTGATAGGGTGTACAAAGTAAATAACCTTGTTGAAAAACCTGGAGTAGATGTTGCACCGTCAAATGTAGCTATACTTGGCAGATACATAATAACACCAGATATATTTGACATATTAGATAATACATTACCTGGCAAGGGCGGAGAAATTCAGTTAACTGATGCTCTAAAGACATTAATATCCCAGCAAGATATGTATGCATATGTGTTTGAAGGACGTAGATATGATGTGGGAGATAAATTAGGTTTTCTAGAAGCTACAGTTGAATTCGCTTTAAAAAGAGATGCATTAAAAGTTCCCTTTATGAGATATCTTCAGAGTTTAAAAAACAATGATAAATTTAATGCTTTATATGAAGAAGTAATGAGTGAAAAATAGCAATGGTACATAGGATACGTTGTGGAAAGTTTAATATTCTTTAAAAAGGGGGATGTATAGATGCAACAACCACAAAGAAGTTCAGAAGTTACAGAGGTAGAGGAAACTTGCGAATACAAGAAAAGCCTAGGATATTTTATAATAAAAAGAATAATTGACGTTATTGGATCTTTAAGCGGAGTTATATTAATAAGTCCTGTGATGATTATTGTTGCTATATGGATTAAGATTGATTCAAAGGGGCCTGTATTTTTTGCTCAAAGCAGAGTTGGACGAGATGGGAAAAAATT
This window of the Clostridium estertheticum genome carries:
- a CDS encoding nitrilase-related carbon-nitrogen hydrolase, which codes for MKLALAQLDIAFEDKSTNKETTKQFIKQAISENVDMIFFPEMTLTGFSMNPSYIGEDNSETIEFFKEMSTKYNLSIGFGYVEGTSHSKNKYKVVAPQGNELVDYAKIHPFSYGNETEFYESGNEIKHFNAFNFNITPFICYDLRFPEIFQLASKTATLITIAANWPNERREHWITLLKARAIENQCYIAGINRVGESNGLTYSGDSMIVDPLGNIIGSLYNEEGLVIADINQDDVLVVREKFRFKDDRKEELYYKLYNK
- a CDS encoding DUF1294 domain-containing protein — its product is MKIFLYYVLAINLYGIFIMYSDKNKSRKGKWRTPEKTLFTIAFAYGALGIFLGMRLFRHKTKHNKFVIGIPAILIVQIFIFFKYIYRVF
- a CDS encoding YihY/virulence factor BrkB family protein, producing the protein MFKKSKELFCRIIDDDITALAGQLAYDLLLSFFPFLLLLLTMISYSDLKSTDILIYVQQIMPESTVNLIYTTIKNASSSSTSHLVSLSIVGIVWSGSSGFRAIIKGLNKAYDEEETRPYWKTIVISVLFMVSLAFAIVASVALVVFGQMIGRTIAHSLNLSSDFILNWDIIRYLVSVGGMGITFAALYHFTPCRRLTWKEVIPGAVISTLCWLVASLGFAYYVNNFNNYSILYGGIGAVIVLMLWLYITSIIILLGGEVNALLAFEKEGKQKPKCKKY
- the galU gene encoding UTP--glucose-1-phosphate uridylyltransferase GalU, yielding MKVRKAIIPAAGLGTRFLPATKALPKEMLPIVDKPTMQYIIEEAVASGIEEILIITGRNKKSIEDHFDKSVELELELENKHKDGLLKQVREISNLVDIHFIRQKEPKGLGHAINCARAFVGNEPFAVMLGDDIVDAKTPCLKQLMDCFEEKNVSILGVQKVEKKNVDKYGIVDGVQVTDRVYKVNNLVEKPGVDVAPSNVAILGRYIITPDIFDILDNTLPGKGGEIQLTDALKTLISQQDMYAYVFEGRRYDVGDKLGFLEATVEFALKRDALKVPFMRYLQSLKNNDKFNALYEEVMSEK
- a CDS encoding glutathione peroxidase, with the translated sequence MIYDYKVKTTEGNEVSMEDYKGKVLLIVNTATGCGFTPQYEGLQKLYDKYGNEEFEILDFPSNQFFAQAPGTNEEISNFCAITYGTTFKTFAKIDVNGENTNELYKFLKKEAPSAAEDTASEGLYTKLSGLGFNTTKSDIKWNFTKFLVDKTGKVIARFAPTFEPDKMEENIKSLI
- a CDS encoding NAD(P)/FAD-dependent oxidoreductase — its product is MSKRYDIAIVGTGPAGLSAALNAKIRNKSFIIFGNNELSNKLAKAEKVNNYLGFYGKSGSEIRDEFANHLKSMDITITEEKINNIYSMGDYFALMVNEKIYEATSIILATGVNFGKPFKGEEKFLGRGVGYCATCDAPLYRNKIVTIIAYDKKEEDEVNFIATVASKVYYLPMYKEKVDVVSSIEIINDVPLEIIGDEKVTKLTLKNGEIITDGIFILRDSVSPGQLVPGLTMDKNHVQVDRKMKTNLDGCFAAGDIVGVPYQYIKSAGEGNIAALSAVAFVDEQKKKQS
- a CDS encoding phosphoribosylaminoimidazolecarboxamide formyltransferase, encoding MINSEVILKYGCNPHQGSAKIYMKNKALPFEILNGNPGYINFMDAFNSWQLVKELKQAIGLPAAASFKHISPAGAAVGIPLSDVLKKAYFVENIELSPVASAYARARGADRMSSFGDWVAISDVVDLPTAMILKQSVSDGVIAPSYTDEALELLMKKKKGNFNIIKMDPNYEPEDIEKREIYGITFEQKRNNIKLEQKMLNNVVTNNKNITDDAKRDLLISMITLKYTQSNSVCFVLDGQVIGVGAGQQSRIYCTRLAASKADIWYLRQHPSVLNLSFKDGISRPNKDNVIDQYLRDDTTPIEMREWGEVLNEIPKRLTKQEKTSWISNLSGVSLGSDAFFPFRDNIDRAFQSGVGYILQPGGSIRDDIVVKACNEYNIAMACSKIRLFHH
- a CDS encoding SbcC/MukB-like Walker B domain-containing protein → MKPVSLKIKGLNSFVEQQTVEFSKLTEKGLFGIFGPTASGKSTILDGITIALYGKVSRDTKEFVNTETNVVEISFDFEIGLGRSRTSYRAERCIKRLKTGNFKTAYARLIEINKENTDENKVIAEGPRDVEENIISIIGLKAEDFTRSVVLPQGKFNEFLKLTGKERRDMLERIFALEKYGSKLYDKIKKVRNENLNTKTLLEGEMKGYENVDEESHNQLKQTLLSLKEEEKEIKLQKSTLDKEYEVYKNIFELQQEKSQYVIKEELLKLQEEDIENKKVKFTKGSLALNVKPYIENVSETQKSLTINGEKLQKLIKDYEFISQKLDSTKISYEEAWKSKNDKLPTLIEKEVSLKQASNIEEKIIYLANEKDILLEKHREVTHNIVEKNSKTSIILINKEKIEQQLQSCETKLNEIEILPEYREKLYKTYNSELEVTSATKNVNELKNKGETLKKTLSSTELLHNKATFTLKDKQNKLELLEEKSVELANDFPGDNNLLLEKQEVYNTLKVKLEKAVEDHKIKDELKDKYGITNIKNEKVRLNIKNVEKSIETMKDKVEKLEGEIKEIEIGNMAVVLASNLQEGDLCPVCGADHHPKVAELKADTNLKGLKSLKQSVETNLENILKDYQKELIKLAGFSKDEEYMNNQLLEVTEKLKDINIKELEEEKKRSEVSLLQFKEKIELYNKQKAKLEVIRAEAREEKSKVAMDEAKLGEGLRKESEALLDLQNDISIAGERLELLSQSHKLLNDDLLREEDSFKQKQNENEKPMSIKEKILQIKNIDNEVIKLTSQVRKDRTALVTLEKETVDIDKTLRELTNLKTEIETSGKEKRAEIERLTLQIVELCGFTPTVDHTPKIEVEKVRAQIKDITLKESTLKAIFERENIEKQNVLTQKTSEENKKEMLSKMLLEGQEKLNISLKENSFEDTETVLLHSVSRGVLVIFEKEIKQYEELKRNLIDNLKRLEILLQGKEVDVTLFEELKEKREVIGTVLEEKTKAIGAQFRALEDMERSLREIKTLLTKKKSVEHKLGLLKELDTLIQGNKFVEYVAMKQLKYISMEASKRLKEITRGRYALELDANGAFVMRDDFNGGIRRETNTLSGGETFLTSLCLALALSSQIQLKGSAPLEFFFLDEGFGTLDTDLLDVVMNSLEKLHSSTLSVGIISHVEELRNRVPIKLIVTPAEQGQGGSKVKLEYT